ACGGCATTCCATTTCAGATGCACTACGCCATGAACGGAATCATAGACCGCCGAAATCCCTTGCGGCGCGGGAGGCTGCAAAGCGAGGTCCGGCAGCAAGGTCTTGGCCGCCAAGGTGGCGGTGTCCCCCGAACGCACCGTCACGAGGCTGTCGACAGCGCGCGCGTAGCCGTTGGCGAAATAATTCAATCGGTATTGGCCTTCGGCCAGGTCCGGCAATACGAAGCGTCCCGCGGAATCGGAGATGGCGGCATAGCTCGAGCCTTCGAGGTAGCAGAAGGTCAGAGGCGGATTGCCGCCGTCGACGCGGACCTTTCCGATGATCGCGCCGGGGGCCTTGAGCGTATCGGTGCCGAGATCGGCGGCTTGCTCCAGGTACTTCACCCGCGGGATGAGCACCGTGGCCCGGTCGGAAGGATTCGCCCCGAACAGGTTGTAAACGCCGACCTCCAGGCCGGAAATCGAGTAATGGCCGCGCTCATCGGTATGGGCGGTGACGGCCAGCGCGCTATCCTGGATGCTTCCGGCGAGGATCGGCCCATAAGCCGCCGGCCACGCCTTGACGGTAGCTCCGTTCACGGGATTGCCGCGGGAATCGACCAATACCCCTTCGATGGCTTTACTGGTAGTACTTCCGCTAGTAGTCTGGGTGGCGCTGCCATCGCAACCGCCTATCGCCAACCAGGCGGCGAATCCGCAACCGGCGAGACCGAGGTCCATCCAGGTCCGGGCGTACGAGGATTGGAGCATGGTTAACCTTCCTTTTCGCCCGCATCCCCGCGTGTCAGGGGGAAGAGTTGGATGTTGAGCTGCATAACGCGATCAACGCTTTGGTCTTTTTCCGCCAGGGCGAGAATGCATTGGCGCAAAGCCTTGATGGCGGACTTCGCCTTCTCCAGGCTCTCCGCCGAAAGGGTCGCGGTCAAGGTGGACATATCCCGGGATTCCGGCGAGTGGCGGCTGAGCGATTCCATGGCCAGGCGCATGGTTTCGGCCTGGAAATTCTCGACATGGAGGGATTCGCCCATGCTATCGGCGGTAAGCAAGGCGGTGGTTTGCCGGTAATAGCCGTCCGCATCCTTCCTGATCATCCCCAGCTTTTCGAGCAACGCGATCGACTGCTTTACCTGCGCGGCCGGGACGGAAGGATCGAGCTTGCGCCCCAAAGCCTTGTAATCGCCGTTGCAAGGGGTGAAATAGATAAGTTCGCGCAAGGCGGCATGGTGCCACTTGCTGAAATACGCGTACTTATCGGGCGAGATGACGTCGATGGAAATGCGGGCCAAACCGAGCATGCGCGCGTAGTGCAGGTTCTTCACTTCCAGGCTGTCGGCTTGGTTGAACTGAACCAGGTGCAGCAGGTAGTCTTCATCGGACTTGCCCAGTTCGAAGGCGCGAGCCAACCGCAACGCCGCCGGGGCGGAGAGATTGCGGCGTCCTTTCAGGATATCCGCGAACGCGCTGGAAGAGCCGTACCCGGCCTTTTTGCAGAAGTACCGATGCGAGAATTTCGGATCGCTTTTCTTCTTGAAGTCGTAGCAATCCCTGAGGAATTTGCGGAAATCCGTATATGCGGTGACGTCGGGCAGGCTGGCTTTCATCGC
The DNA window shown above is from Fibrobacterota bacterium and carries:
- a CDS encoding carboxypeptidase regulatory-like domain-containing protein translates to MLQSSYARTWMDLGLAGCGFAAWLAIGGCDGSATQTTSGSTTSKAIEGVLVDSRGNPVNGATVKAWPAAYGPILAGSIQDSALAVTAHTDERGHYSISGLEVGVYNLFGANPSDRATVLIPRVKYLEQAADLGTDTLKAPGAIIGKVRVDGGNPPLTFCYLEGSSYAAISDSAGRFVLPDLAEGQYRLNYFANGYARAVDSLVTVRSGDTATLAAKTLLPDLALQPPAPQGISAVYDSVHGVVHLKWNAVHVDDLQEYWIEYEDNPDPNPSYPHSLGVTDTGFADEVGGMNELEGKSFVPYTRTYWVRAKDTEGNLSPRPAQPITINVIDATIFKTEFSMHAIMDSSGRNSCNDTLAFALDVVSSPDSLVGVEWRIGGSYHDTDYTGDVYASSTQHYHLRVSVGAPHRDTLYFTPTLMDSLKTWSSQSAFDSISVIAMVLNEGMLVHMVTAPVGLDSLGCYHPGPTTERSLGKPPY
- a CDS encoding TIGR02147 family protein, with amino-acid sequence MKASLPDVTAYTDFRKFLRDCYDFKKKSDPKFSHRYFCKKAGYGSSSAFADILKGRRNLSAPAALRLARAFELGKSDEDYLLHLVQFNQADSLEVKNLHYARMLGLARISIDVISPDKYAYFSKWHHAALRELIYFTPCNGDYKALGRKLDPSVPAAQVKQSIALLEKLGMIRKDADGYYRQTTALLTADSMGESLHVENFQAETMRLAMESLSRHSPESRDMSTLTATLSAESLEKAKSAIKALRQCILALAEKDQSVDRVMQLNIQLFPLTRGDAGEKEG